The nucleotide sequence CGATGAGGTGGACGTCATCGAGTGGGACGGGCCGCCGCCGGGGGAGTGACCGGGTGGGACGGGCCGCCGCCGGGGGAGTGACCGGGAGCGCTCAGACCGACGCGAGCACCTTGGCGAAGCTGTCCAGGAGCTGGGCGGCGCCCTCCTCGGCCTGGGCGCACTGCTCCTGCGGTGGGGCCGGCTGCCGGAGCACCACCCGGGTCCGGCCGTCGCCGAGCTCGGTGAAGGTGGCGGTCATCTCCATGACCCCCTGCGGAAGGTCCAGGGTCCACACCAGCCGCTCCTGGCCGACCACCTCGCGGTAGACGCCGCGCATCGGCATCTCGCCCCCGGGAGTGGCGATGTCCGCCTTCCAGGCGCCACCCGGCCGCACGTCGAGGGCGACGGACTCGGGGGCGGCGCCGAACCAGCGGGCGAAGTACTCCGGCTCGGTCCACACCCGCCACACCGTCTCGCGCGGTGCGTCCAGGTCCCGGGTGACGGTGATCTCGGTGTCTCTCATGGTCTCTCCTCGGTGCGCGGGAAGGTGTCGTCACCCATCAGACCGGCCCCCCGCGCGGAACTCATCGGTCCTGGCTCAGCAGCCTTCCGTCCTCCCGGCCGATCCAGTACCGGCGCAGCACATCGAGGACCACCGACACCTCGCAGGCGGTGATGCCGGGGAGCTTCGCCAGATCGTGGGTGAGCAGGTCGGCGAGGCCGTCCTCGTCCCGGAACACGCCGTGATGGATCACCGAGGAGGTGCCCGCGACGATCGAGACATAGCGCGCCGAGGGATGCCGGGCCAGCGCGTCGGCCACTTCCTGGATGGCCCCGGGGGCGGCATGCAGCTCGATCACGACCTCCAGCGCATGGCCGAGCAGCGCCGGTTCGATCTCCACACGGGGCCGTACCAGACCGCGCTGGAGGAGCGACTGGGTCAGCCGGTAGGCGGTGGACCGGCTGATGCCGAGCCCGCGCGCCACATCGGCGGCGCTCGCCCGTGCGTCCTGGCGCAGCAGCTCCACGGCCCGCAGCTCGTCGTCGCTGAACTCCGTGACGGCGGTGGGCTCCGCCACCGGATCGGCGACCTGGCGCAGCGCCCGCACCTGGGCGTCGTCCAGCCGCCGCAGCCGCCAGGAGTCGGACTTCGCCGTCGCCCTGAGCACCAGTTCGGTACGGGCCGACCGCACACCGGGGACGGACGGGATCCGGGTCATCAGCAGCTCCCGGGCCCGGTCGCGCCGGGTCGCGTGCAGGGAGCAGTAGACATCGGTGCGGCCCGTGGTCGTGGCGACGAACGGTATCTCGGGCAGCTCCGACAGCCGCCGGGCCACCTGCCACGCCTGCCCCGGGGCCGTGGCCACCCAGACGTGCATGGGGTTGCCCTCGGCCAGCATGGGCCACTCCACCTGACCGATCACCCGCAGCAGCCGCTCCTCCCCGAGCCGGGTCAGCCGGCGGCCGACGGTGCTGGCCGAGCTGCCGAGCACCTCGGCCAGCGCGCTCAGCGGCGCCCTCGGCGCCACCTGCAGGGCGGCCACCAGATCGAGGTCG is from Streptomyces hygroscopicus and encodes:
- a CDS encoding Activator of Hsp90 ATPase 1 family protein, with protein sequence MRDTEITVTRDLDAPRETVWRVWTEPEYFARWFGAAPESVALDVRPGGAWKADIATPGGEMPMRGVYREVVGQERLVWTLDLPQGVMEMTATFTELGDGRTRVVLRQPAPPQEQCAQAEEGAAQLLDSFAKVLASV
- a CDS encoding AsnC family transcriptional regulator; amino-acid sequence: MEHQSHDRFVPMAAVPTTPPVLDDADLDLVAALQVAPRAPLSALAEVLGSSASTVGRRLTRLGEERLLRVIGQVEWPMLAEGNPMHVWVATAPGQAWQVARRLSELPEIPFVATTTGRTDVYCSLHATRRDRARELLMTRIPSVPGVRSARTELVLRATAKSDSWRLRRLDDAQVRALRQVADPVAEPTAVTEFSDDELRAVELLRQDARASAADVARGLGISRSTAYRLTQSLLQRGLVRPRVEIEPALLGHALEVVIELHAAPGAIQEVADALARHPSARYVSIVAGTSSVIHHGVFRDEDGLADLLTHDLAKLPGITACEVSVVLDVLRRYWIGREDGRLLSQDR